The DNA segment AAGGCAACGGCAACTACGCCTACATCGACAGCCTGAACGAAGGCCGCAAAGTCCTCGTCGAGCAGATGGGCGGCACGCTCGTCACCATCGCCAAGGACGTTAAAATCCAGGTCGAGTTCAATCCTGCTGTGGTCAGCAACTACCGGCTCGTCGGCTACGAAAACCGGGCGCTCAAGAAAGAAGACTTCGCCGACGACAAAAAAGACGCCGGGGAAATCGGGGCCGGACACACCGTCACCGCGCTCTACGAAGTCGTCATGGTCGGCAGCATGTCCACCGAAGTCCACGCCGAGCCGCTTCGTTACCAGAGCAACACAGTGCAAATGAAAATGGCCACCCTGCCCAGCGGCGAAATGCTCACCGTCAAACTCCGTTACAAAGACCCCGCGGGCGACGTGAGCAAATTGCTCGAGTTTCCGCTCACCGACGACCACCAGAAGCTCGAAGCCGCCAGTCGCGACTTCCAGTTCGCCAGCGCAGTGGCCGAGTTTGCGGAGTTGCTGCGGAAGTCCAAGCACAGCCAGCTCGCGAGTTGGGAATCGCTCATCGCCCGCGCCAGCGAATCGAAGGGAGAGGATCGCGGCGGCTACCGGGCCGAATTTGTGGAACTCGCCCGCCGCGCCGAGGCTCTCACCCGTCCCAAAGATTCGTAGCGGGAACGGAAGGGATGGCTCCGGGTGCCTCGCCCAAGGCTCGCCACGCGGCCCGGGGCGATTGCTGGCCTCGGAAAACCTGTGAAATTCTCCTCCGGGCTGTTTTCCGTCGCCAGAAATCAGGGCGGATTCTCCTCCGGGCCGTTTTCCGCCGCCAGAAATCGGGGCGGATTTTCCTCCGGACTGTTTTCCGTCGCCATAAATCGGGGGGAATTCTCCTCCGGGCCGATTTTCGTCGCCAGAAATCGGTGGGGATTCTCCTCCGGACCGATTTCGGTCCCCGGAAAACGGCGTCCCCGCAGCCCATTTCCTCCCCCTCGTTCCCAAGCTCCGTTTGGGAATGCCTTGTCCCCGAAACTCCGTTTCGTCGGCGGCTTGTCAGGAGCGCGCCCGCCTCAAGGCCGCAGCCAGAGCGTTGTTGCATCATCCAGACGCTCGGGACGATACCCCAGACGCGCTGCGTAGGAGATCAGTGGTTTTTCCAATTTGGCTTCTTCTCCGTCCGTGAGAATGGCCGCAGGCGGTTCGCTGGCCAGATAGGAATCCAAGTCCGCTGGAGCCAGCAGGCCGAGTCGTTCCCGGCGCGGCGGGGGAACGAGATGGGCAAATTTCCAGCCGAAAATCCCCGTGGCGAGTGGCGGATAAATGGAGAGTCCACTTTCGACGACGACGATGGGAGTCAGGGTGAGGATTTTTCCCTTGGGCACCCTAGCTCGCAGATCGAGGGCGCGGTCGTGGATGCGAGTGACATCCCAATCTTGTGGATGACAAACTTCACCAGCGCGGAGAAAGACTTTCCCGCCCATGACGACACTGATAGCGGCGACGGCGAGCAATCCGTAAATGAGGCGGGTGGAAGTCGCCTGTAAAAGCTGCGCGGCGAGGAGGGCGGCGAGGGGGGCGACGATGTAGAAATGCTGCATCTCGTATCGAGACGGCGCGAACGCTCCCGCGACGAGAGCCAGGCTCGGGACGATCCAGCGCCAGGGGAGTTGCATTCGGCTCTGGTGCAGCGATCCGACTGCAAGTCCGATGAAGGCGAGGGCGAGCGGGAGATTCGAGGCAACGACTTCCTTGAAGAAAAACCGCATTTTTCTCCACGGGGTGATGGTTTTCAGGATGCGGCTGTTATCGGCTTCGAGGAGCGGGAGGCGGGGAAACTGGAAGTTGCCGAAGAGGTAGCCCTCGGGGCTTTGCAGGTAAAACCAGAGGCTGGGCAGGAGGGCGAGGGCGACTCCAATAGCGCTCAAAGTCAGATGGAAAAAACGCGTGCGCAGCGGGACGTTTCCCCAGAGCAGCGCGGTGAGCGGAAGCAATCCGGCGAACGGGGCGAAGGTGAGGCGGCTACCAGTGGCGAGTCCGGCCAGCAACCCGGCGGCGAGCCAGTGCCAGTGGCGGGGTGTTTCCGAAAAGAGGAGAATCGCGAGGGCGGAAATGGCGAGCAGGCTGGGCAAATCGTGGTTCCAAGTGCGCCCGGATGCGACCAGAAACAGATGGCTGGTGAGCCAGAGCGTGACGATGGAAATGGCTGAAACGAGTCTAAGTCCGATGGGTTTTTCCCGAGTGGCTAACCACGCGCAGCCAAAAAGCAGCAGCGCGGTGAGAAAGGCGGCGGCACCCGAGATCAGCCGGGCGGCGAGCAGGGGAGAGGCGGCGTGTTTCACGGCCACAGCATCAAGCGCGATGAGATACGGCTGATGGAACAATGGCACGTCGCGATAGGGCAGGAGACCCTCGCGAGCCCAGAGGACGGCAGGGGCGATGAATTGGTGCTCGTCGTGATTGAGGCCGAGCCCGACGCATTGGCCCAAGGTGACGAGGGCGACGAGGATGAGGAACGAACCCGCTGTAACTCGGATGAGATTTTTTTTCATCCGGTCTGATCCTATTTACCCGACTTGCAGGGCCACGGCGCGCTCGTCGATTTCCTTGAGGAGATTCATCGAGAGGCGGGCGAGGGCGATGCTGATGCCGAGCGCCGCGAGCAGGCCGGCGATCCAGAGGCCGGATTCGCCAAGCTGGAACCGGGATTTTTCCTGAAGAATCTGCACGCCGTATTGCCCGATCGTGCCGAGGTAAACGTAGAGAAAAATCCCCGGCAACTGGCCGAGCGCGACCCAGCCGAGGCAGGACCAAAAAGGCAGCCGGGTGATGCCGTAAAAATAGTTCAGCAAACTCGTGGGAAAAAGCGGATGGAGCTGGCTGAGAAAGACGATGCGCCCGCCCTTTTCGCCGATGACTTCGTCCATCGCCTGCCAGCGGGCGTTGGCGAGCATTTTGCGCTCGACCCATTTTCTCGCCACGGTGCGGGCGATGACAAATGCGATGGCGGCCCCGAGGATATTGCCGAGCAAAACGACGGCGCATCCGACCCAAAGTCCGAAGAAAAACCCGGCTCCGACCACGAGCACGCCGGCGGGCAGAAGGAGGACGTTGCAGCCGGCGTAGAGCAGCGGGTAGGCGACAATGCTGGCTGGCCCCAGGCTTTGGACCCAGCGCTGGGCAGTCTGAATCCAGCTCAGGATGGGGAATTTCCACGCGAGCCAGCCGACGAATAGCGCGGCGATGGCGAGAAGGGCGTAGTGAATGGAGAGGGCGCGGCGCTTCATCGATCCTATTGGGCGCGGACGAAGGCGGCGAGTTCGGTCGTAGTCTCGTAGTTGAGGAATGGCGTGATCAGATACACACCCGGAAAACGATCCAAGGCGGCGCGGCAGATGTCTTTTCCGAGTTCGACGCCTTTCTTTTTGCCCTCAGCGCCCTCCATCCCGCGCATGGTCTCGCGGACGTTGTCGGGAATGGAAATGCCGGGAACTTCGTTGTGCAGAAACTCGGTCTGGCGGCCATTCAATAATGGCCAGACTCCGGTGAAAATGGGGACATTGAGATGCGCGGTGCGGCGGTGCATTTCGGCCACGAGCGCCGTGTCGAAGACGGGCTGGGTCATGACGTAAGTGGCCCCGGCGGCGATCTTGCGCTCGAGTCGGGCGACCTGGGCGTCGAGGTTTTTGGCGTTGGGATTGAAGGTGCAGCCCTGGACGAAATTGGTCTGCACCTTGATGCTTTTTCCGGCGTGATTGTAGCCTTCGTTGAGCCGGGCGATGATGCGCATGAGTTCGATGGAATTCACATCATAGACCGACGATGC comes from the Chthoniobacterales bacterium genome and includes:
- a CDS encoding TVP38/TMEM64 family protein, with amino-acid sequence MKRRALSIHYALLAIAALFVGWLAWKFPILSWIQTAQRWVQSLGPASIVAYPLLYAGCNVLLLPAGVLVVGAGFFFGLWVGCAVVLLGNILGAAIAFVIARTVARKWVERKMLANARWQAMDEVIGEKGGRIVFLSQLHPLFPTSLLNYFYGITRLPFWSCLGWVALGQLPGIFLYVYLGTIGQYGVQILQEKSRFQLGESGLWIAGLLAALGISIALARLSMNLLKEIDERAVALQVG